AACTCGATTGTCGGGAATGTCTCCAAAGGGTCATCCTGTTACGTCTAAATAAAGATCTCTCTTGGGATGTGGGGAAATATTTAAGAGACTCACTGATTGTACAAAGCTGAGCACATCTGGCTAGTTTATAATAAATATAGATAAATAGACTGTTCCAGCTGTTCAGTCATTGGAGAGTGTTTAATATAGCCTACCATGTCCTAGAATGAACCCATAACAAGAAAATCAGCGCGTTGTTAGTTGTctctaagaaaaaaaacacaacaaatataGATCGGATGTATCACACCAAACTGTATCATTCGTCTAATTGCAAAGTGTGGATCTATATCCAGTCGAAACTGACTGAAAACAGTCCATCCACTCACACCACACCGGGGTCTCACCTGAAGCTGCGAGTCCAAACAGGACGCCGAGGAAATAGAGCCCCTTTACGCACATTGGATGGACGGCAGTCTGTCCGATCACCAAAAGACAGAGCCGAAAACAAACCCTCCGACCGAGACTCCTCCGCTGACTCAATGTGTCGGGAAACTCCGCCGAAAAGTCTGTGAATCCCCTCTCGAGTAGGGCTAAAAACTTGGAGTTACGCGGAGCCCTCTCCTCCACCTTTTCTCTCCAAAGACGCGTCCCAACTCGCCGATGCCCTCATACATTTCACTTCAGCACCCTCCCACCACATTTTCGGGCGGAGTAACAAAGTCATTGACTCTCCTCACCGCCTGCTTATCTCTCCCCCCTCAAGTTGAACCTAAAGACGGCAAATATTTAATGGTCACCAAACCAGTTCGGCTACTGCGTAAAAACGAAGTTGCGCAATAAATATCCATGATGATCAGTGTAGACAGTGAATGCAGGTACTATCTTTAATCCGATCATGAGCTAATATGTCATCACACTTAAAAAAGACATGACACACATTTTCCAGCTGTTTTATTTCTCGTCATGTCTGTATGATCTGACATATGAACGCGTCATAATTAAGGATTATGTTTTGATTTATCAGATATCTCTTAACTGTCTAACCAAGGGATCAAAATTGAAACAAACACGTAAAATTTGAGCATACCCCAACATTTTAAAGATAAGTTATCTGTAGGTCAAAAAAGTTCATCAGAGATTCGAGACACTTAAATTATTACTTTCTGGAAATCTCATACAAATATAAGCTGCATTGGTCTAATATTGAAACCCACTGAACGTGTAAACTTCTCCATCCTTACTATCACTCATGACTTTCTTTGTcataactgttaaaaaaagaagaagtagaAGACATGAGAGCAGCAGAAATCAGTAAACATTTCACTGTCTTCCTGTCTGGTTACTGGTTTCAACCACATGGGGGCAGAGCTGCACTTTGATGTGATTGTAGTCTGAAGTCTGTttaacagatcagagtttgatGATCAGCTTCCAGCTCTTTGGcatattagttttttttttataacggATGTCTCATAGAGAATCTTTGACTCTGGAATGGCAATGGACAAATATAAATGTTCAAATTGTCAACTACATTGTAAAATGTTCATTGTCAACCATAAACAGACTGCTACATACCTGCTACATACCTTGGAAACTGTGGCATACCTGTGCTGTGACTTGTactgaaaaaataactttaaactaTAGGATACAGCACGTGCATCCCAGGGGCCGCATGCAGGCAGAGTCAATTCTAAACATCAACACTGTATGAATATAGCTGCCATGAAGGATTTCAACCAAGGCTGCTATTACAACACCATAGCACCAGAAAGACCTAATGcatttaatcaatcaatcaaccttTATCTACGCTCGagaaatcatttaaatgatGGTGAGTAAAGGTAAAGAAATTCAGAGggagtacaaaataaaaacaaaaaaagattcaTTAAAGGGCATTAAAGTAATGAAATCAAACAATTTAAGCATGAAACATTAAACAATCTATGGAAATCTTTTAGAATGATTTAATCCCGTTCATCAAACATTGGGCCTGAATACAAGCACAGGAAACAAGACCACcaccccacccacccacccacacacacacacacacacagagccagAATTCAATTAGACCAGCCTGACATGCATCCAGACACCTACCAATATGGTagcatcaggccaaaaccccATATATCCAAATCATCACTTTTcgggattttaaaaatgaaaaaaaaacacttgtattttggaaaaaaacttATCACTGAATGGTCAcagtcaacatttttttgtcactttttaatgttttagagtTTGTAAAACCCACTGGCAGATGTAAAGGGTTGTTATCAATgttatatgaaaaaataaaatggagaTAGGCGGTTATGGCTCGACGCAAGCAATTTGCTCCCTGTCTTTGTATCAATATTTACTAGAGTGACATTATACAAATCCTTTCACCAAATCTGTTTCTCCCTCTGGCAACCCAACGTTTACATGGGCAAAGCTAGCCTAGCTAAGCTAACTGGGCTAATTTTCTCAGCATGATATCACATTTgttgttctatctgaaggacAGCCAGTCCATTTTGTCCTCTTCTTGGCACACAGGGACGAGTCCACAGtcatttcttctttgttgttttcttctcttcagACCACAAGACTGTCTGCCTCACATAGAGAACTTCCGTTGTAGCTATAATTGACTCTCTTTTATCAAACGACCTGCAAACTCACACACAGTCATCGAGACAGTAGTGAAGCGAGCATAAAAAAGTGAAGTCTGAGTCGACTTTTAAACCaggggttcccaaccttttgggggctagggaccccttacagggcagaCAATTTTCCAAGGATCCCCGCATAACCCTTATGCTGGTTAAACATATCTTAACTGCCATTTTTActcctagatgctgtattttaaactcttcaatcTAAATACAAGCTCTTCTCCAATTGAATGTagcttcttactttttgcaGTCCTTTGAGCAGCAAAATAAGGagccctctgtgctttttctgaggttgtggtcaggCTCACCATTCATATTTTCTCTCAGATGTTTTCCTCACCCTTTTGTCGGATAacaatcttttgttttgtccttaaactctgcatgcatTGTTATCAGATGACACTTTAGCTTGGCAGGTttcatggcttcacatgaagacacaaCACATTTTGTCCTTCTGTCactgttctcaataaaaccagACTTGAGATAGCTGTCATCATGTTTTCTTAGTTTAGCTGATTTGGGCCtagcatcacttgatgaagtCGACGACTTATATAtttgctagctggacctgcacaccaaatgAATCCTGAGCAAAGTGAATGATGAGTGACAAGTGATAGATTTACATGACatgtcacaatcatatctgagaTTTTACTGGCctaaagctgacttatgtgggagtcaCTGGTTTAGAATGTTTGTTTTATGGTGCTGTAGTCCccatatgtatttatttgattttgaatgacatggcattactttaataatttattttaacccCCTAAAGCCTGATAACTCAAATATTAGCCAGAAAATTCCCATTTTTTGgaactaaaatgtttaattaaccTTCTACCAAAatcccaaaaagaaaaaataacataaattctcacatatttcttttttgtatcacatttgatacatcaGGCATTTTTGTCaattgataatccactggaagacaattttttatcatttttctgattttatttaaaagctttttaaagtaatttattgatcctgttgattagatagaggtctcaTAAAAGCATGtttcaaatatgatacaataggctttaaagggttaaattattTCCCGGACACCCAAGCTGTTGCTCACGGATCCCCGGGGTCCCCAGACCCCAGTttaagaaccactgttttaaacaacagaaataatcaaattatTTGTGGGGAGATTTACTGAGGTAAGACTTAATAAGAAGTACAGGGCTTTGACAGTTGGTAgatgcagcaaacatgcaccaCAAATGCATCTGGTAGGACAGTTGAATAGTGTGAGCCAGAGAGGGAAACATCGTAGCCGTCAAGCAGCTCTTCGTTGTTGTAAACCCACCTCAGTCATGTTCATAGACACTCTGTggagtttttagacatttcTAAAATGTTCTCTCATCTTGTAGATGCTGAACGTTTACAGGCTTTATGTCACTTTTCATAAAATTATTTCCAAAAGTGTGACTTTGATTTATGATTGAGATATTTCTGATTTATATATTTTGTACTTTGAAAGAATTTAGTGGATATAGGAGGCTGTTATTGACTCTGTAAAATTCTTTTCAGAAGGATCACACTGCCATCAGGCCATAATCATAACCAATTTGAAATGCTTGAAAGTTTAGTTGAAGCTCATTCTGTCACAGTTTTTATGAAGTGGAAACAGATACTTGAGTCATCATTTCTGGTACATTCATGTAGGAGTTGACTTTTATAAGTATAAGTAAAActacactgtggaaactttcctaTACTAAGAAATTCTGATTAAATCTAACCCAAAACATGTTTAAGTACTTTTCATAAAGCTACATGTTTTTCATTGACTGCAATTTTCCCTTGTTTCTATCACGTTTTTATCTTGAACATTAATGCCACACAGTCCAATGTAAGGGACTACAGGTGACAATTAGTAATAAGTGCACGCTGAACCAGGAAGTCTTCATCTATCCAGTTCggtattaacctgacacgccagatggatttgtttcacgcaTCCATCTGGACAACCTTCCATAGaaggcgtttgggaaagggcagagcctttgaaaaaaatcttggagggggattgggtgaacgttctgtctgtcacatctttaggggccaatcagagcaacaaaacacgcgaCATAGCCGCTAACGAGCTGTGCCTACACCCTTACCAACAAGGCTAAACTCCATAAAGCACTACATAGCGCAAACCGTGGCGACTGTAGTCTTGTcggtacacgacttttgttgtttttgaaaagaaaacaactcattgcttttctttgttcttctttaacgaagaaatgtcatcaagttctgatgaaagctatgctttagcagcatccatgctaatgtcttcggccataattgtaccggcctcttcttgctgcttgggtatgtcatgactctgccatgcctgaaagtacagggcccaaatggttcagatgggagctttgcaagatggatttgccagtaagaaacgcggaaacgggcgaatccatctgctttgcaagtttagtTCGGTATATCATCCACTGTATATTATAGTTTATTACCTACAAGCAGGATCTCATGGTGcgaaagtgtctaatgcccaaagatGTTCTGGGGAAACTGCAGATTAAGGGGGTGATAGTCTAATAATCTGAGCACAATGACAAAAATCACTTAGAATAATTGAGTACTGTTCAATTAAAATTAGAAATGTGTtcaatcaactcagaaaaatagagctgaaatagctattttggatttttaagttgaCACAACTAAATTTTTTAAACAACCTTCAACTTTTCAGTCTTACAGTAATATTTCCaaaatcactttaaaggagTAACGGCTGTATCCTCGAGCAAATTGTCACTAAAGTGTCATagacagcatctttttgacacgtTATTATTGGTTTAATATttgtaaaacccactgacagatatAAAGGGTGACCAGTAGCACttatttatgaaaaagaaaaaatgtaatcatgaaaaatggagacagGAGGCTATGGCCCAGTGCCAGTGATTACTAAATGTGTTTCTATGAAACAGAAATTTCACTAAAATGAACTTAACTGTCagtattttctttgtttgttgcaTTCGAAACAATATTATGTTTACTTCTCAATaggatgaaagaaaaaagggagaaagaaaaaaatgttgcccATTCTTGGGATACAGTGAACCAACCATCAGTCTCTTCTTTGAGGCCATGATTCAGACTATTATAGTTCCCAGTAGTGGACAGTTTCCGTGTATCTGTGCTTGACTGGAGTATTAGTTTTCCAGTAGACTTATAACATTTGCTCCATTGCATATGAAAGTCAAATATCTTACTTTTGACTCCTCTACATTTATTAaggtgcatgtaaacatactcaTCAGAACTTAGATGCTCTTTCCATtggaaaataaacttttttagaTATAAATGCAATTATAAAAAGAACATGAATATGTAAATGTATATCAAACTGTTTGAAACTCTTCATGTGCATCTGTAGAATGGGTCTACTTGCATTCTTCTGTGCACCTTACTCACTATTGTTGTCTTCGTTTTGAGGTGTAACTGTGATCTCATCTTGAAAAAAACAGCTTCCTGTGGGGTTCGGTGTGAGCGTGTGTGAGTGtatgagtgtgtgagtgttgaagaaagagagaaagaaagacagtcAGCGAGTGAACTACCAAGTATTCTCTTCTTTGgcttgatttttgctttttcaaccATCAGCTGGAATTTTACACTATTCTTTCCCATCTGGAAGTGAAAACGAGACTAATTGGATTTTTAGAGCagagaaatatttaaatttaaaaaaacactcctaAAACTACAGCCACCTGAAGAAAAAGACCAGCATGGGTGTTGGGGCTGCATTAACTGTCCTCGTTCTTTTCATAGCTACTGTGGATGCTGGTGGAGGTAAATATTCTGTGTTATTGCTATAATTTCTAAATactattttattaatttaaaaaaatatattttctgcaGGAAAAACTATGATCagggaaaaatgtgaaagaaatttctttatttcctgttgTTCAGCTGTGCCTCTTAACTGTTCTTCCTGCTTTGTTGAAAGCTTGTTGAAACTTTGTTGaagtctttctgtctgtttcaaACTGTTTGAgattattttgctgctttaatgTAGTGCATTCAGTTACTTTAGCTGTTTTGGTAAATCTGCTATGTATTTGCATAGAAGAATTGTTAAATAAAACCCATCCTTGTGTATTTAGGCATGGTGTAGTTTAAAGTAACACAAGGAAAATTTAATAGCATGTTAACCCTCGGCTAAGGATAATTATCTTTACAAACTGAAGGAATTGAAAAAGGGCTTAAGAGGAAGAAGTGACTCATTTAATCTGATGCTATGTATTTTAAAtctatgtgtgttttttaggAGTATCgttctgggggaaaaaattcACAATGACCTGTCCAGAGGAGGGggaatggtttaaaaacaaggATAAATTATCCACTGAAAATACGTCGACATATGAGGTTGAGTATGATAACAAGAAGAAAGGCTCTTATCATTGTGTGACTGAGAGTGGAACATATCACTTCTACGTGCAAGGAAAAGGTGAGTAAACATTTGAGATTCCTCATGATTTTCCATGTAATCTCAGTTTGTCGTCTTTCTCACTCAGCTGCCTCTTGTTGTCTCTCAGTGTGTGAAAGCTGCTTTGAGCTGGACGCGGCGCTGATAGGATTTATCATTCTTCTGGACGTGGTTGGGACGGCGGTTATTATGTCCACTATTTACAAGTGTAGCAAAAATAAACGCTCAGACGGACCTTCTGCTGCTTCCAAGGGTAAGAATGCACCAAAAACTTCACTAAAATGACCTGACTTTCATTTACTTCAGCCTTTTAAAAGACCCTGCATTTATTTGGGACAGACAACATGGGATGGGCCAATTTATCAGtttcaaacaaaacagcaaagatAGCAAACAACAGAAGATTACATATTACAAccagaatgattatttaatgttgttttatatCAGGATACTGATAAAAAAGATTACAAATCACTAATCTGATCTTAGAACATCTTTGTCAGCCTAATGCACTTTTGGGGAAAGAGAACCATCAGAATGTTGGTCAATTCATTTTATCTCTAAGATTTTTCTCAAggaaagtaaaaaacaaacatttgttttcataaagtcaAAGAGCAAGTAAAAGGGATGGAGCCTTAAATtaacattatcattattattatgatcaTTATATCTGATTATCTCTTATCTTAAAGTGAATTTTAGAACTGTTGTAATTACATTGCTattttataatatatatatatatatatatatatatatatataatacatCTTTCTCCTCACTGACATTAGTATTATAATGAGCATAGCTCCATCTATTAACATCATTCTTACTTCCAAAATCATTACTAGAACAGTTTCGTTTAATCTTAAAGCAGCTCTACTTTACCGTTATATCCATTCATAatagttttctctttttcattaCCATGTAGCTGCTGTTGCTAATACTACATTGTCGTAATTTTTCATCTACCATCATCAATAAAGTTAAAGCAGTTTCATACAAATTGGGAGATACACTATAAatgtctttcatttgttgttttgttgtttctcttgtccctctccccTTCTTGCTTTTCTCCTACCCCTCCTTCTAGCCCTTTCCAACCCCAGTGTAGCTTCAGCAGAgagctgttcaacatgagtctggtctgcCCGACACCTGCCCTACAGTTAGGGAGGTGTTATTGTCGCTATTGTAACGGGCCttaatactgctagtgctgtgtGCATAgtgattaatgctggtctttatcataatagggtatagtctttattataatattatcaATTAACACTGTTCTATAATAATAGGCCACAACAAAAAgcacagtctagacctgccctttCTGTAaggtgtcttgagataactcaGTGTTGTATTGATGCTATACAAACaaatattgattgattgataaaacTTAGATAGGCTTTTATTTGGAGTTAAACAGTAAGCAGCTGACATTATTTTATGAGGCATTCCAAAGGGTTaccaaaaaaaatgcatctgtgGTTTACAAGTGGAACTGTAGTTGAATTTTTGCATCTCATATGACCTAGAAACTATATTTACATTTCTTCTAAGTATGGTCACTCTTggctctttctgcatctcccatCACCTCCCTTTTGCTTCTCCCTCTTCTAACTATTAGCCTTTcaatcttctctctttctgaatCTACATCTTCCATTTACTatctctctccccctctttttctttatctccttcttctctctgtctgaaTCTCCCTCTCCTATTTTTCCAACTCTCTCCCTCTTCATCTGCTTAAGGCTTCTGCCATTGTAACCACACTAAATGTTGCTTTATGGTGCTGATctcatggtggattaatttTGGGTCTAAAATTGTTTGACATAGCGTATTGGTTTATAAATgagtgctttacaaataaagcatgATAACCAAAGGATCCCTTTAACACATGCACTACTGAAAATCCCCTGAGAATTTCAGGACCTGAAAATTGCCTGTTCACATATGCTCCTCAGAGCATGATAATAGGATCATTTATCTTGTTCTTTCAGATATTGAGGATACATGAAAGCAGGGTAAACATTCAGTTTAACTTAGGCACTGTTTTCACTACTGCTGGCAGGAAGGTTCTTCTCTGCTGCACTTGTATGTTTGGAGCACATTATGTCTGTATGTTGCAAGCTACACAACTTTTCTTCTCTAAGCTAGAAGCCATTCAGGCAGGCAGAATGTAAATGTGTCTGTAAGAATGGATAAAACTTTTGTGTGGCTCCTGGTTTTCTAAATGCATACAATCCTCCATGATTGGCAAATCAAAGAACTCATCATCTCTGCCTTTCACATGGCAAGAGGGCTCTCAGGTTGCAGGACATGATCTAAAGAGAATGATGTGGAGACGATGGCTGAATCAGTAGTCTGACACCATGATGACAATAATTGCCTTGTACGtaaatttaaatattcataGAATTTCCTACAGGTGGTGAAGAACATATTTGGAGgcagaaaaaagaataaagtagTTTAACTACTTGTACATAAAATCTCTCCCACCTGCTCACTTAAAGTGAATTTCCTGTTGTGTTCACACAATGGTAAGCTACGAACATGTAATTTCAGTAGGATGCTGGCAGACAAATGTCCAGATTAAGTTGTGGTGACAATTGTCGCAACCTGCATTCACACACATACAGCTCCTCccaaaaatgttcaattaaTTAAAGTgtagtgcatgtgtgaaaggggcTATAGTCTGGATATGACTGTACAAATAAATGGTCACTcgtgttcttctttttgtgttgCAGGACCTTCTCGCTCAGGAGGCCGAGGTCCACCTGTCCCATCTCCTGACTATGAGGTGAGTGTAGACATTTTAGAAATCTACTTTGGATGGATGTGATCCATTTGCAGGTAgcctttgtttgtgttttaacctATAGTTGTGATGATCCAAACAAGGGATGAACACACAAACGTGAAAAGGCTGAGATGAGACTTATTTCATCACAACCAGCAGAAATACCTTACCAAAGCTAAACGGTTAGCTTTTTTTAGTTAAAGGTTAACGGGAGGAGAATAGATGACTTCATTCCAGAGGATCAAAATAATTTTGCCTTccagcactaaaactcattaaCACATTATTTACCACTTATGGAAGTTGTATATTCATTATAATTTGCTGTAGTTCAGTGGTGGAGTCGATTATCTTCATCGTAACCAGTAGGTTTAGGGTCTCCATCCTCTGGTCCTGCAGCTGTATGTCAGGGTGTCTGAGGCTTGGACAAGGACAAGTTACTGTATTAATCTGAATACATCttggattttaaaatacatgcacatATGTTACACCAATATAATCTTGATGATGTTGGAGATTTATTTACTGGTGCATATATACACCTCAATCAGTCCATAACTGGACTAGACATTCTGCACGTGCTCCACAGTTTCTATGTCTTGACTTTGGCCCAGAAATCAATTGCTTAGGAAATCAAGTTATCCCTCTTCAGGTACCACAATGAGCCCAAGGATTAGATTGTGCTACACTTGTGCCAGAGCTATGGTGTAGAGTACATACAAAATACAGACATGTAAAGTTTGTTTATGCTTTTGCAGTTTAGCATACAACCTGTTTATTGCTTGCTAACTtgtttgcaaggttaacaagAGGAAGGCCCAAAGTAACTACCTGAAAGGATGCCTTTTGTCACCTGCAGTAGCAGAGTTGGATATGCCTCCATTAATAATTTGTTCCCTGATGCATGTGTACTAAGACAGTAACAATAGCCCAGTTATTTTGCCTAATTGGGTAACATAAGCTGGACGTAACTAGCTGTGCAAGTTAAATTACTGAATTAACCTCATATTGCTCTTGCTGCAAAGTGAGAAATGTGTAAATGTGCTTGAATGAGGTGACT
This region of Cheilinus undulatus linkage group 2, ASM1832078v1, whole genome shotgun sequence genomic DNA includes:
- the LOC121516318 gene encoding T-cell surface glycoprotein CD3 epsilon chain-like, which gives rise to MGVGAALTVLVLFIATVDAGGGVSFWGKKFTMTCPEEGEWFKNKDKLSTENTSTYEVEYDNKKKGSYHCVTESGTYHFYVQGKVCESCFELDAALIGFIILLDVVGTAVIMSTIYKCSKNKRSDGPSAASKGPSRSGGRGPPVPSPDYEHLNIHTREQETYSKLNRTR